CACGCCGTCGGTGACGCCAGCCATCGGAGCGAAGGCTTCGGTCGCGGCATTCACGTCCTTCACGGCCACGCGGACGTTGGCAGCGGCTTTCTTCTCGCCGGTTTTCTGGTCCTCATAGGCATAGGTGCGCAGCGCCATACCGTAGGCGACGTCAGCGACGTTCTTCAGCGATGCGCCCAGAACGAGCGCGCCTTTACGGCCCAGCGAGCGGGCAATTGCGCCGCCCGCTTTGCGCGCGGCGTTGGCGGAGGCGTTGCGCTCCAGCTTCACGACCAGAACGCTCTCGGTCTCCATCCCGAAGGGGTACGCGATCTCCGCGACCTCGCCCGACTTCATGCTCTCGAAACGGTCGGACTCTACCAGACGGCTCAGCGCTTTGCGGGTGAGCGAGTTCACCTTGCGCGCCGCGATGTCCAGCTTGCCGTCGCTGCCGGCAAAGACGACGACGCGCTCTTCTTCGGCTCCGAGGGTATCAAGCTGCGGTTCGACAAATTCGATAGCAATGGGGTTGGTCATGAAATCTCCTGAGTGTGTTTGAGCAATTGGTAGCTTGCCGCCGGAGGAATGACCAGAATGCAGTTCAACCCCCTGATTAAATGGGTTAGCTTCCGCCGGAACCAACAAAGACCAAGCGGGGGGATCAGTGGCACGATTCGACAGATACATGCTGTCGCAGCTCTTGACCCTGTTCGGATTTTTCGCGCTGGTGCTTGTGCTCGTCTACTGGATCAACCGTGCAGTCATCCTGTTCGACCAGCTAATTGCAGACGGCCAATCGGCTTGGGTTTTCCTTGAATTAACAGCGCTTTCGCTGCCGGGCGTGATCCGGATCGTGCTGCCTTTGGCGGCGCTCGCGGCGTCTATCTATGTCACCAACCGCCTGTCGAATGACAGCGAATTGGTCGTGGTACAGGCCACTGGCTTTTCGCCGTGGCGACTGGCGCGGCCTGTGATGATCTTCGGTCTGCTGACGACGATGATGACGCTCGCGCTGACGCATTACCTCGTGCCCACGGCGCTGGAGCGGTACTACGAGCGCCGCGACGAGATCGCCCAGAACGTCACCTCGCGCCTGCTGGTCGAGGGGCGTTTCCTGACGCCGGTCGACCACCTGACAATCTACATCCGCGACATCAGCCGCGAGGGCGAGCTGATGGACCTGTTCCTCTCGGACACCCGCAATCCTGATGAAAGCGTCACCTACACCGCCGCGCGTGCTTACCTGATCCGCACGGACAACGGCCCGCAACTGGTGATGATCGACGGGATGGCGCAGACGCTGGACACGGAGACGGGCCGCCTCCTGACGACCACGTTCGACGATTTTGCATATGACGTGTCGGACCTCACCGGATCGGAGCCGAGCGACACCCGAGGCGCGCCCGAGATCACGACGTTCGAGCTGATGTCCCTCAGCCCCGCGCTGGTCGAGGAAACGGGCCGCACCCGTGCGCAATTGATGCTGGAAATCCAGAACCGCACCGCTCAGGCGCTGCTCGCTTTGTCGGGCTCGCTGATCGGGTTCGCTGCGCTGATCGTCGGCGGCTTCAGCCGTTTCGGCGTCTGGCGGCAGATCATCATCGCGATTGCGCTCGTGATTGTGGTCAAGATCGTCGAAAGCGTCGCGGCGAACATGGTCCGCGTGACGCCCGAGGCATGGTATCTGGCGTATCTGCCCACGCTCGTCGGTCTGCTGATTACCGCGTTCCTGTTGCACCTCGCCGCCAAGCCGAAAAAACGCAGGCGGATCAAGGAGGTTGCGGCATGATCCTCCACCGTTATTTCGCCCGCAGATATCTGACGACGCTCGCGTCGATCTTCGGCATTTTCTTTGCGATCATGGCGTTCCTCGATCTGGTCGAGCAGTTGCGCCAGTTCAGCGATGTCGGCGTGTCATTTGCGGATGTGGTCAGCCTGACGCTGCTGAACCTGCCGCAATCGCTCTACGGGATTTTTCCGTTGATCGTGATCCTGTCGACCATCGCGCTGTTCCTCGGGCTTGCGCGGTCGTCCGAACTGGTCATCACCCGCGCTGCCGGTCGCTCTGGTCTGCGCGCACTCGCGGCTCCTGCTGGTGTGGCATTCATCGTGGGCGTTGTGGCTGTCGCGGCGATCAACCCGATCGTGGCTTCGACCTCGCGCGAATACGAAGTGCGTGCCGCCTCGCTCAAGGGCGTGGACGCGGCGCTCACATTGGCAGCCGACGGGCTGTGGTTGCGTCAGGGCTCGGACGAAGGCCAGACGGTAATCAAGGCGTCGTCTTCGAACCTCGAAGGCACGCAGCTTGGCGACGTGACGTTCCTGACCTTCGCGACCGAGGGCGGCCCGACCCGCCGCGTGGACGCCGAAGCCGCAACGCTCGCGAATGGCATGTGGAGCGTGACCAACGCCAAGGTCTGGCCGCTCAGCGACACCCGCAACCCCGAAGCCGAAGCGCAACTGTTCGACACCTTCGAAATTCCGAGCAACCTGACTGCCGACCAGATCCGCGACAGCTTTGGTACTCCCTCGTCGATCCCGATCTGGGAACTGCCGGGGTTCATCCAGCGCCTGCAGGACGCGGGCTTCAGCGCGCGACGTCACGCGGTCTGGCTGCAGTCGGAATTGGCGATGCCGGTGTTCCTTGTTGCGATGGTCCTTGTGGGGTCGGCCTTCACCATGCGCCACCAGCGCGGCGGCCGCACGGGCATCATGGTGCTTTACGCTGTGCTGATCAGCTTCGCGCTCTACTTCGTGCGTAACTTCGCGACGATCTTGGGTGAAAACGGGCAAATCCCCGTCATGCTCGCCGCATGGGCCCCGCCGTTCGGAGCCATCGGGCTCGCCCTCGGATTACTACTACATTTGGAGGACGGCTGATGCGTCTTGCCGCGACCGTTCTTGCTCTGCTCCTGCCGCAGATCGCTACTGCACAAGTGGCCGCTAACCTATTGGCGGACAACGTTTCCCTGCGCGGTGAAAACACGCTGATCGCCTCGGGCAACGTCGAGGTTTTCTACGGTGACAGCCGTCTGACCGCGACGCGGATCGTTTATTCGCAGGACACCGACCAGCTGAGCATCGAGGGGCCAATTTTCATCACCGGCCCCGATGGCGAGATCTTCATGGCGGACAGCGCTGAGATCGATCCCAAGCTGGAAAACGGCATTCTGTTGGGTGCGCGTCTGGTGCTGGACGAGCGGCTCCAACTCGCCGCCGCACGGATCGATACCTCGCCGACCGCATCGCAACTGACGCGCGTAGCTGCGACCTCTTGTTCCGTGTGCGACGGACGTCCGCCACTTTGGGATATCCGCGCGGGCCGTGTGACCCACGATGAGGAAGCGCAGCAACTGTACTTCGAGGACGCGACCTTCCGCGTACGGGGCGTACCGCTGGTATGGCTTCCGAAAATCCGGCTGCCTGATCCGTCGCTGGAACGTGCGACCGGCCTCCTGATCCCGCGCTACCGCTCTACCGACCAGCTCGGTTTCGGCGTAAAGCTCCCGTATTTCATTGCATTAGCCGATGATCGTGATGTAACGATCACGCCATACCTCAGCCTCAATACCGTGACGGTCGAGGGGCGCTATCGTCAGGCGTTCGCCAACGGCGATCTGCTGGTCGAAGGTGCGCTGAGTTCCGACAACCAGACCGACGACACGCTGCGCGGCTATATCCGTGCCGATGCCGAGTTCTGGCTGCCGAGCGGTTATACCCTGACGTTCGACGGCACGGCGACCACGGACGACGGCTACCTCCAGACCTACGGCTATTCCGACGCCGACCGTTTGGAGAGCACGCTGCGGTTCGAAAAGGTTGAAGCGCGGAGCCTCGCGTGGGCCGAAATCTCGGCCTATCAGACGCTGCTCGACGACGAGAATAACGCTGGCCTTCCGCCGCTCGTTGCAGAAGCGCGCTATGAGGAGTCCCGCGACATGTGGGGCGGTTTGTTGACCATCGGCGCGGACGGTGACCTGTTCCTGCGTTACGGCGAGGATACCGGCGGTCTGGACCGCGATGTGTTCCGCGTCGGAGCCGAGGTAGACTGGGTGAAGGATTACGTCCTGTCCTCCGGTCTGCTGGTCCGCAATGACGTTGGCCTGCGCGCCGATTGGTATGTGTTCAACGACGAACTCCTCTATGATTCCGGTGTGCGGTTCACCCCCGAGGCGGCTGTGACGCTGAGCTATCCGATGATCCGCACCGGCGCCAAGGGTGTGACCGACATCATCGAACCGAAGGTCATGGTCGGCTGGACCGGCGATTACGGCACCGACATTCCGAACGAGGACTCGACCAGCGTCGAGTTCGACGAGAGCAACCTCTTCTCGCTTAGCCGCTTCCCCGGTGAGGACCGCATCGAGCCCGGTCTGCAAGCTGCCGCCGGCCTCAGCTGGTCGCGCACTGCGGATAACGGGCTGTCGGCGCGTTTCGTACTGGGCCGTGTGTTCCGCGAAGAAGCCGCCGATTTCACCGACAGTTCGGGGCTTTCAGGCACGACCTCCGACTGGCTCGTCGCGGGGCAATTCATGCTGCCCGACGGGATCGGCCTTGCGGGGCGGTCGGTGCTCGACAATAACTTCACCCCCAGCAAGTCCGAGATCGCGATTGACTGGAACGGCATCAAGATGGACCTCGCCGCGAGCTACGTGTTCCTCGATACCGATCTGGCCGAAAACCGCGACGGTGACGTGTCCGAATGGGCGGTGGATGCAGAGTACCGGTTTGACGATATCTGGACGCTCGGCGTGAACGGGCGATACGACATTGCCGCCGAAGCGCCTGCGGAAGCGGGCTTCGATATCGGGTGGCAAAACGAATGCGTGACGGTCGAGTTTTCCGCCTCGCGCCGCTACACTTCTTCCACTAGTGTTGAACCAACGACGGATTACGGTCTGTCCATCGGGCTGACAGGATTTGGAACATCGGCCAGCGGCGCTGCCGCGCGACGGACATGCACGAAATGACGAGGCAAATAATGCGAGCTATTCGAACCCTTCTTTGCGCGGCCGCGACGGCTGCCCTTCTGGCTCCGGTTTCGGTGCAGGCGCAGGGCCTGTTTTCGCCCGCGATCATGGTCAATGACCAAGCGATTACGAATTATGAATTGAACCAGCGCGTTGCGCTGCTGGAGGCCTTCAACACCCCCGGCAATCCGGCCGAAGTTGCCCGCCAGCAGCTGATCGATGACGCGCTGCGCCGTGACTACATGGCCAGCCGCGGCATCAGCATCACCGATGAGGGCCTTCAGGCTGCGCTGGAGGAATTTGCGGGGCGTGCGAACCAGTCGGTTGACCAGTTCCTTGCCGCACTGGCGAGCCAAGGGATCGAGGAGCAGGCGCTGCGCGATTATGTCGAGATCAACAGCCTGTGGCGCGACTTCATCCGCCGTGAGTTCCGCGGCAGCGTCGATGTCTCCGACCGCGACATCGACACCGCGATTGCGAGCGAGCTGGGCAATACCACCGCGATCCAAGTCCTTCTGTCCGAAATCATCATCCCCGCGCCGCCCGAGCGCGCTGCCGAGGCGATGGCGATTGCCGAGCGTCTGAGCCGTCTGCGCTCGACTGCCGAATTCTCGGCTGCTGCGGCGCAGTATTCCGCCGTCCAGACCAAGGAAAACGGAGGCCGCCTGCCGTGGAAATCGCTCGACGAATATCCGGCGGGTCTCGGTGACGTACTCCTCGCGCTGGAGCCGGGTGAAGTGACCCAGCCGCTGCCGATCCCGAACGGCGTGGCGCTGCTTCAACTGCGTGACCTGCGTGAAGTCGACAGCGGAGAGGCCAAGCCGATGATGCTGGACTATGCCGTTTTCACTATCGGCGGCGGTCTCACGGCAGAGGCACTGGCGCAGGCCGCGCAGATCGACGCGGACACTGATAGCTGTGACGACCTGTATGGCGTGGCCAAGGGTCTGCCCGAGGATCGCCTGACCCGCACCACCGCTGCGCCGTCCGAGATCGAGAATGACATTGCGATGGTTCTGGCTGGTCTGGATGAAGGCGAGAGCGCCGCTGCCCTGACCCGCAACGACGGTCAGACGCTGCTCTACGTCATGCTGTGCAGCCGCCTGCCGGTTGTCGACGGCGGTATCGACCGCGAAACCGTGGCCAACCGTCTGAGCAGCCGTCAGCTTGCGCAACAGGCCGATCTGCTGCTGGCCCGTCTGCGCGCAAACGCGACCATCGTCACGCCATGACTGTTGCCATCAGCTGTGGTGAACCCGCAGGCATCGGACCGGAAATCGCGGTCCGTGCGTGGGAGGTTCTGCGCGAAGACGTCCCGATGCTCTGGATCGGCGACCCGACCCACCTGCCCGACGGCGCGAAGTTCGAGGTCGTTGCCCAGCCCGAGGACGCGGCCGGTGTGACTAAAAACGCCCTGCCCGTTCTGGCCCGCGATTTCGGCGCGCCCCGCGTGCCGGGCGTGGCTGATCAGCGCCATGCGGTCGGTGTGATTTCTTCGATCCAGACGGCGGTCCAGCTGACCATGACGGGCCGCTGCGCTGCGATGACCACAGCGCCGATCCACAAAAAGGCGCTCGCTGACGGGGCCAACTTCTCGTTCCCTGGGCACACAGAGTTTCTGGCGGCATTGGCCGGCAATCAGAAAGTCGTGATGATGCTGGCGAGCGATCAGCTCCGCGTCGTGCCCGCAACGATCCATATCGCGCTGAAGGACGTCCCCGCGCAGTTCACGCCCGAAGTACTGTCCGACACCGTGCGGATCACTGCGCGCGGGCTCATCCAGAACTTCGGCATCCGCGAGCCGCGCATCGCCATTGCGGGCCTTAACCCGCACGCTGGCGAAGGCGGCAAGATGGGCACCGAGGAGCTGCAATGGATGAACGCCACGGTCGACGCGCTGCGGGCCGAGGGCTTTAACCTGCGGGGGCCGATGCCGCCCGACACGATGTTCCACGCCGCTGCCCGCCAGACCTATGACGCCGCGATTTGCGCCTACCACGATCAGGCGCTCATCCCGATCAAGACCATTGATTTTGACAACGGGGTCAACGTCACGCTCGGGTTGCCGTTCATCCGCACGTCGCCCGACCACGGCACCGCATTCGACATCGCGGGCACGGGCAAAGCGAACCCGTCGTCGATGATCGCCGCGATCCGCATGGCGCATAGAATGGCGCAGGCATCGTACCGTCAGGGCTAAAAAACTGTAATAATACCTAAGGCTTTGTTGAAGGGACGGCTCCGCGCCCTACTCCTTGTTGTGGTTTTCATAACAAGTGATTGAGGCCAATCTCATGCAATCCCAACAACCTCCTCTGGGCTCAGGGGTAATTATCCTGATGGTCGGCGCCGCACTCGGTATCGCGGTGGCGGCCTATTACTATTTCGTTCCGCTGACCGGCGTGAACGGCACGATCGGTGCGGGGCTTGTCCTCTTTTCGACCGTGGCCATGCTGATCGCGGCGGCTCTGATGCCGCTGTTCAGTTCCAAGGCCATCTACATGACGCTGGGCATCCTGTGCCTGCTCGACGTGTTCCTGACCGCCCTCGCTGGGTATTTCCTCCACGAATGGCTCCTGATCGCCGCGATGGTTGTCGCGTTGGTCGGCGTGATCCGCGCGATTTCCCGTTTTTCCGTAATTCACCGCCATCAGGGAGCTCGCGTATGAATTTTCGCAGTACCTTATTCGTTTCATGCATTGCACTGACCGCCACCATGGGGCCTGCGTGGGCGCAGGAGGAAGCGCCTGCGGACGACCAGACCCAAGCCGAGCAACCCGCGGAGGATGCTGCACCTGCCGAAGAAGCGACGCCCGAAGCCGAACCTGCTGCGGAAGAAGCCGAGGAAGACGCCGGCCCGCAGATGTTCCGCGAGTATCAGCCGCCGCAGACGGACGATAACCTCGAAGGGATTGCCGACCCGCTGCTTGGCGCTGGGGGTCGCGAACGCACCGGCACTCCGATGCAGCCCGAAGAAGCTCGCTGGGACAGTTTCCACGGTCAGGTGAACGGGCAGAAATACGCGCCGCTCGACCAGATCCGTGTCGAGAACGTCGGCGATCTGGAAAAGGTTTGGGATTATCACACGGGCGATGTCTCTGACGGCTCGGGCGATCTGGCCGCGACCGTCTGGTCCGCCACGCCGATCTTTGCCAACGACACGCTGTACCTCGGCACCCCGTTCTACCGCGTGGTCGCGCTGGAGCCCGATACCGGCAAGGTGAAGTGGTCATTCAACACGGACTCCACGCTGGAGCCGCTCACCCAACCCGCGCTGAAGAACCGCGGCGTGTCTTATTGGGAGGCCGAAAATCCGGTCGAGGGCGAGGCTTGCCAGAAGATCATCTACCTCGGCACCATGGACGCGCAGCTCTTCGCGATCGACGCGGATACAGGCGAGAAATGCACCGACTTCGGTGAGGACGGCGTGCTGGACGTGAACCAATGGAATACGGTCAACGACCGCTTCCCGTTCTCGCTGCTGCAACCGCCGACCATTGCGGGCAACCACGTCATCATTGGCTGGGCCGGTAAGGACTGGGCCTATTCCGAAGCCCCTCCGGGTGCTGTATTCTCGGTCGATCCGCAGACGGGCGAATTGCAGTGGGCGTTCCAGACGATCCCTGACGAACTGCGCGAACAGACAGGCACCGCAAACGTCTGGACTGCCATGTCGGTCGATGAAGACCTCGGCCTTGTTTACATGCCGATCTCGTCGCCTTCGCCGAACTACTGGGGCGGCAACCGCGTGGATGAAGTGCCCTATGCCACCTCGACCACTGCTGTTGATCTGGAAACCGGCGAAGTCGTCTGGTCCCGCCAGTGGGTCCACCACGATATCTGGGACTACGATATCAACTCTGCCCCGACGCTGATGGATATCACCGTCGACGGTGAGGAGATCCCTGCCCTGATCCAAGCGACCAAGATGGGCTTCCTCTTCGTTGTGAACCGCGAAACGGGTGAAGACGTCTGGCCGATTGAGGAGCGCGCTGTTCCGGGCGGTGACGGTTCGGTGGACGGCGAATACTACGCGCCGACGCAGCCGTTCCCGACCAAGCCCGCGCCGCTGCTCGATCAAGCTGAAAAGCCCGAAGTCTGGCTGCCTGCCGATATCGTCGGTGCGGGTTCGTGTTCGCGCCTCTTCGATGACCTGTGGTACGAAGGCATGTATACCCCGCCGACCACCAAGGGCTCGGGCGTTCTGGCCTACCCCGACAGTTCGGGCGGCGTTCAATGGGGCGGCGTTGCGTTCGACCCCGAAACGCAGACGGCCGTGGTGAACACGTCGCACATCACGCAGTACATCCAGCTTTATGCGCGTCAGGAGTACGACAACCAGACCGGCGGTTCGGGCAACGAGAGCGGTTTCTACCCGCAAGAAGGTTCGCCCTACGGCATGTCGCTTTTCTCGGCCTTCAACTGGCTGGGAATGCCCTGCTGGAAGCCGCCGTTCGGTGAACTGGTCGCGCTCGATATGACCACGGGTGATGTGAAATGGCGCAAGCCGCTGGGGATGTCGCAGAAGTTCGGCTTCTACATGCCGGAAAGCATGGGCTCGCCCACCATTGGTGGTCCGGCTGTGACGGCTGGCGGGCTGATCTTCATCGGTGCCACGATGGACGCCAAGGCACGCGCCTTCGATCTGGAAACGGGGGAAGAGCTGTGGTCCGACCAGATGGAAGCGCCCATCGTCGCGAACCCCGCGATTTACGAATATAAAGGCCGTCAGTATGTTGCCTTTGTCGCGGGCGGCAACAGTATCATCAAGGATCAGGTAGGAGATCAGGTCGCTGTCTACGCCCTGCCTGAATAACGGATAACCAGACCGGGCAAAAAGCTCCGGCGGTAAGGGAACGCCCTCCGGCCCAGGTGGTTCGGGGGGCGTTTTCCTTTAGAGCGGCAGTGCGACGGTAGACTTGATCTCTTCCATCGACAGCAGCGCTGTTACGTTGTGGATGCGGACCTCGGAAATCAGGGCCTGATAGAACTCGTCATAGGCACGGGCGTTCTTCACGCGGACCTTGAGGATGTAGTCGATGTCCCCCGCAAGGCGGTGCGCTTCCTGCACTTCGGGACGAGCTTTCAGAGCGCCGAGGAACTTCTGCTGCCAGTCGGATTCATGCGCGCTGGTGCGGATCAGAACGAAGAAACATGCTTCAAAACCAAGCGCCTCCGCGTCGAGCAGCACGGTCTGCTGACCGATGATGCCAGCCTCGCGCATTTTGCGGATACGATTCCAGACGGGGGTCTTCGAAGAGCCGACATTTTTCGCAATATCGTCCAAGGATTGGCCGGCATCGCGCTGGAGTTCGCTGAGGATTTTCCGATCCATCTCGTCAATTCGCAACGCCATTCCTGTTTTCCCTCTGGTTTGGAACGAACGTGCCATATCGCGGCACGTCACGAACATAATTCCTTATTTGCCGCACGCAATAGGCAAAAACGGTACGTATGTCCTATATAAAGTCACAGAAACGGAGCCAGAGATATGCAGCACTTTCCGATCTTTCTGTCTGTCAAAGACCAGACCATCGTCCTCGTGGGCGGCGGTGAGGCTGCGCTTGCCAAACTCCGCCTGCTGACCAAGACCGAAGCCCGCATCGTGGTCTATGCCACTGACCCGCACGCCGATCTGGTCCGTCTGGCCGCGGAAGGCAAGATCAAGCTTTTGAACCGCGAGTTCGACTACGGCGACGCACGCGGTGCCCGTCTGGTCTATGCCGCGACCGAGGACGAACTGGTTGACGCGCGCATCGTTGCCATCGCCCACGACGATGGCGTTCTGGCGAATGTGGTCGACAACCTCGCGCTGTCGGATTTCATCACCCCCGCCATTGTAGACCGCGATCCCGTGGCCGTTGCCATCGGCACCGAAGGTGCTGCGCCTGTTCTGGCCCGCGCGATCAAGGCCGACCTTGAAGAGCGCCTGCCCTCGAACCTCGGTATGCTGGCGCGTATCGGCAAAGCCTTCCGCCACGCTGCCGACGTTCTGCCGATGGGCCGCAAGCGCCGCGATTTCTGGGCGGACTACTATTTCAACGAGGGCCCGCATGTGGCCGCTCGTGGTGAGGACGCTCTGAACGACACG
Above is a window of Marivivens aquimaris DNA encoding:
- the lptF gene encoding LPS export ABC transporter permease LptF yields the protein MARFDRYMLSQLLTLFGFFALVLVLVYWINRAVILFDQLIADGQSAWVFLELTALSLPGVIRIVLPLAALAASIYVTNRLSNDSELVVVQATGFSPWRLARPVMIFGLLTTMMTLALTHYLVPTALERYYERRDEIAQNVTSRLLVEGRFLTPVDHLTIYIRDISREGELMDLFLSDTRNPDESVTYTAARAYLIRTDNGPQLVMIDGMAQTLDTETGRLLTTTFDDFAYDVSDLTGSEPSDTRGAPEITTFELMSLSPALVEETGRTRAQLMLEIQNRTAQALLALSGSLIGFAALIVGGFSRFGVWRQIIIAIALVIVVKIVESVAANMVRVTPEAWYLAYLPTLVGLLITAFLLHLAAKPKKRRRIKEVAA
- the lptG gene encoding LPS export ABC transporter permease LptG, translated to MILHRYFARRYLTTLASIFGIFFAIMAFLDLVEQLRQFSDVGVSFADVVSLTLLNLPQSLYGIFPLIVILSTIALFLGLARSSELVITRAAGRSGLRALAAPAGVAFIVGVVAVAAINPIVASTSREYEVRAASLKGVDAALTLAADGLWLRQGSDEGQTVIKASSSNLEGTQLGDVTFLTFATEGGPTRRVDAEAATLANGMWSVTNAKVWPLSDTRNPEAEAQLFDTFEIPSNLTADQIRDSFGTPSSIPIWELPGFIQRLQDAGFSARRHAVWLQSELAMPVFLVAMVLVGSAFTMRHQRGGRTGIMVLYAVLISFALYFVRNFATILGENGQIPVMLAAWAPPFGAIGLALGLLLHLEDG
- a CDS encoding LPS-assembly protein LptD, with protein sequence MRLAATVLALLLPQIATAQVAANLLADNVSLRGENTLIASGNVEVFYGDSRLTATRIVYSQDTDQLSIEGPIFITGPDGEIFMADSAEIDPKLENGILLGARLVLDERLQLAAARIDTSPTASQLTRVAATSCSVCDGRPPLWDIRAGRVTHDEEAQQLYFEDATFRVRGVPLVWLPKIRLPDPSLERATGLLIPRYRSTDQLGFGVKLPYFIALADDRDVTITPYLSLNTVTVEGRYRQAFANGDLLVEGALSSDNQTDDTLRGYIRADAEFWLPSGYTLTFDGTATTDDGYLQTYGYSDADRLESTLRFEKVEARSLAWAEISAYQTLLDDENNAGLPPLVAEARYEESRDMWGGLLTIGADGDLFLRYGEDTGGLDRDVFRVGAEVDWVKDYVLSSGLLVRNDVGLRADWYVFNDELLYDSGVRFTPEAAVTLSYPMIRTGAKGVTDIIEPKVMVGWTGDYGTDIPNEDSTSVEFDESNLFSLSRFPGEDRIEPGLQAAAGLSWSRTADNGLSARFVLGRVFREEAADFTDSSGLSGTTSDWLVAGQFMLPDGIGLAGRSVLDNNFTPSKSEIAIDWNGIKMDLAASYVFLDTDLAENRDGDVSEWAVDAEYRFDDIWTLGVNGRYDIAAEAPAEAGFDIGWQNECVTVEFSASRRYTSSTSVEPTTDYGLSIGLTGFGTSASGAAARRTCTK
- a CDS encoding peptidylprolyl isomerase, with translation MRAIRTLLCAAATAALLAPVSVQAQGLFSPAIMVNDQAITNYELNQRVALLEAFNTPGNPAEVARQQLIDDALRRDYMASRGISITDEGLQAALEEFAGRANQSVDQFLAALASQGIEEQALRDYVEINSLWRDFIRREFRGSVDVSDRDIDTAIASELGNTTAIQVLLSEIIIPAPPERAAEAMAIAERLSRLRSTAEFSAAAAQYSAVQTKENGGRLPWKSLDEYPAGLGDVLLALEPGEVTQPLPIPNGVALLQLRDLREVDSGEAKPMMLDYAVFTIGGGLTAEALAQAAQIDADTDSCDDLYGVAKGLPEDRLTRTTAAPSEIENDIAMVLAGLDEGESAAALTRNDGQTLLYVMLCSRLPVVDGGIDRETVANRLSSRQLAQQADLLLARLRANATIVTP
- the pdxA gene encoding 4-hydroxythreonine-4-phosphate dehydrogenase PdxA; amino-acid sequence: MTVAISCGEPAGIGPEIAVRAWEVLREDVPMLWIGDPTHLPDGAKFEVVAQPEDAAGVTKNALPVLARDFGAPRVPGVADQRHAVGVISSIQTAVQLTMTGRCAAMTTAPIHKKALADGANFSFPGHTEFLAALAGNQKVVMMLASDQLRVVPATIHIALKDVPAQFTPEVLSDTVRITARGLIQNFGIREPRIAIAGLNPHAGEGGKMGTEELQWMNATVDALRAEGFNLRGPMPPDTMFHAAARQTYDAAICAYHDQALIPIKTIDFDNGVNVTLGLPFIRTSPDHGTAFDIAGTGKANPSSMIAAIRMAHRMAQASYRQG
- a CDS encoding pyrroloquinoline quinone-dependent dehydrogenase, producing MNFRSTLFVSCIALTATMGPAWAQEEAPADDQTQAEQPAEDAAPAEEATPEAEPAAEEAEEDAGPQMFREYQPPQTDDNLEGIADPLLGAGGRERTGTPMQPEEARWDSFHGQVNGQKYAPLDQIRVENVGDLEKVWDYHTGDVSDGSGDLAATVWSATPIFANDTLYLGTPFYRVVALEPDTGKVKWSFNTDSTLEPLTQPALKNRGVSYWEAENPVEGEACQKIIYLGTMDAQLFAIDADTGEKCTDFGEDGVLDVNQWNTVNDRFPFSLLQPPTIAGNHVIIGWAGKDWAYSEAPPGAVFSVDPQTGELQWAFQTIPDELREQTGTANVWTAMSVDEDLGLVYMPISSPSPNYWGGNRVDEVPYATSTTAVDLETGEVVWSRQWVHHDIWDYDINSAPTLMDITVDGEEIPALIQATKMGFLFVVNRETGEDVWPIEERAVPGGDGSVDGEYYAPTQPFPTKPAPLLDQAEKPEVWLPADIVGAGSCSRLFDDLWYEGMYTPPTTKGSGVLAYPDSSGGVQWGGVAFDPETQTAVVNTSHITQYIQLYARQEYDNQTGGSGNESGFYPQEGSPYGMSLFSAFNWLGMPCWKPPFGELVALDMTTGDVKWRKPLGMSQKFGFYMPESMGSPTIGGPAVTAGGLIFIGATMDAKARAFDLETGEELWSDQMEAPIVANPAIYEYKGRQYVAFVAGGNSIIKDQVGDQVAVYALPE
- a CDS encoding Lrp/AsnC family transcriptional regulator, coding for MALRIDEMDRKILSELQRDAGQSLDDIAKNVGSSKTPVWNRIRKMREAGIIGQQTVLLDAEALGFEACFFVLIRTSAHESDWQQKFLGALKARPEVQEAHRLAGDIDYILKVRVKNARAYDEFYQALISEVRIHNVTALLSMEEIKSTVALPL